One genomic segment of Chloroflexota bacterium includes these proteins:
- a CDS encoding GNAT family N-acetyltransferase gives MRLVGRRVVIRDMVREDLNRMEEWAPFDDPLYALWDVQLPYTIGGDVWFTSYANDPTRRLYAIEDCSGQLIGRMSLREIEGQTSARLGIGFGAQWVGQGYGTDAIETFLPHFFETLGFRTLYLDVAAPNRRAVRCYEHCGFQRIGMRYRDIGFDAHLDFLADDRYRDVRRFFRRHGGVNEVLFYEMKLDRADWIKRRERKD, from the coding sequence ATGCGGTTGGTTGGTCGCCGGGTTGTGATCCGCGATATGGTGCGCGAGGACCTGAACCGCATGGAGGAATGGGCACCTTTTGATGACCCACTCTACGCTCTATGGGATGTCCAATTGCCGTATACCATCGGCGGCGATGTCTGGTTCACCTCATATGCCAATGACCCCACCCGCCGTCTATATGCCATTGAAGACTGCTCCGGCCAACTCATCGGTCGTATGTCGCTGCGTGAAATCGAGGGACAGACCTCCGCACGGCTGGGGATCGGGTTCGGGGCTCAGTGGGTGGGCCAGGGCTATGGCACCGATGCCATCGAGACGTTCCTGCCCCACTTTTTCGAGACATTGGGCTTCCGCACTCTCTACCTGGACGTCGCCGCACCCAACCGCCGTGCCGTGCGCTGCTACGAGCACTGCGGCTTCCAACGCATCGGCATGCGCTACCGCGACATAGGCTTCGACGCACACCTGGATTTCCTGGCCGACGACCGTTACCGCGACGTCCGCCGCTTCTTCCGCCGCCATGGGGGTGTTAACGAGGTCCTTTTCTACGAGATGAAACTGGACCGGGCGGATTGGATCAAGCGCCGCGAGAGAAAAGATTAA
- a CDS encoding glycosyltransferase family 2 protein, whose amino-acid sequence MPVYNEEEHVAELVRRVREIPLRKQLVVVDDCSTDRTWEILQDLVGPDMILVRHGVNQGKGAAIVTAIAHATGDVAIIQDADLEYDPRDYPKLLARLQQGDCDAVYGARDLSSQKTTTRWGNRFLTWVTNLLYGSHLSDMETCYKMMPLEILRGLKLRPSRFQIEPEITAKLLRKGYRIAEVPIWYHPRQAKKLNPLKDGPPALQTLIKYRFARLDE is encoded by the coding sequence ATGCCGGTGTACAATGAAGAGGAACATGTCGCCGAACTGGTGCGGCGAGTGCGCGAGATCCCGCTGCGTAAACAACTGGTGGTAGTGGACGATTGTTCCACCGACCGCACCTGGGAGATACTCCAGGATTTGGTGGGTCCTGATATGATCTTGGTGCGTCACGGGGTGAACCAGGGCAAGGGCGCAGCCATTGTCACTGCCATCGCCCACGCCACTGGCGATGTGGCCATCATCCAGGATGCCGATCTCGAATATGACCCTCGGGATTATCCCAAACTGCTGGCTCGGCTCCAACAGGGCGATTGCGATGCAGTATATGGCGCACGCGACCTCTCAAGCCAAAAGACCACCACCCGCTGGGGCAATCGCTTTCTGACCTGGGTAACCAATCTCCTATACGGCAGCCACCTCTCGGATATGGAAACCTGTTACAAGATGATGCCGCTGGAAATCCTGCGGGGCTTGAAATTGCGTCCCAGCCGGTTCCAGATCGAGCCAGAGATCACGGCCAAATTGCTGCGGAAAGGCTATCGCATCGCCGAGGTACCCATCTGGTATCACCCACGCCAGGCCAAGAAACTGAACCCTCTGAAAGACGGCCCGCCCGCGTTGCAGACACTGATCAAATATCGCTTCGCCAGACTGGATGAATAG
- a CDS encoding ABC transporter permease has product MEAQDIMWDFILLVLRAAIPAGTPLLFGTLGEVTAERSGVLNLGVEGMMIVGAVTAFGVTHSTGNIWLGVAAAALVGGLLALVHAFASITLRVNQVVSGLALTMLGLGLSGLVGKRYIGMPPRTRFAPLAVPGLSDLPIIGPLFFRYDPLVYLAIVLVPVLWFIMYKTRWGITLRSVGESPATADALGVNVFRVRYLAVFFGGLMAGVGGAYLSVVYTTAWIEGMTAGAGWIVIALTIFAMWDPLRALLGAYLFGGVRVLQYRLQPLGISPNLLNMLPFIFTILVLLISAGEAMRKRIGAPAALMQPYMREER; this is encoded by the coding sequence ATGGAGGCGCAAGACATAATGTGGGACTTCATACTCTTGGTACTGAGAGCCGCCATCCCGGCTGGAACCCCACTCCTATTTGGCACTCTGGGCGAGGTCACCGCCGAACGATCCGGGGTTCTGAACTTGGGCGTGGAAGGCATGATGATCGTGGGAGCAGTTACCGCTTTCGGTGTCACGCACAGCACCGGCAATATATGGCTGGGCGTGGCCGCGGCGGCACTGGTGGGAGGGCTCCTGGCTTTGGTACATGCTTTCGCCAGCATCACCCTGCGTGTCAATCAGGTGGTATCGGGTCTGGCCCTGACGATGCTGGGGTTGGGTCTGAGTGGTTTGGTGGGCAAGCGGTACATCGGCATGCCGCCCCGCACGCGGTTCGCGCCGCTGGCAGTGCCAGGGCTGAGCGATCTGCCCATCATCGGACCGCTATTCTTCCGTTACGACCCCCTCGTGTACCTGGCCATCGTTCTGGTGCCGGTTCTGTGGTTTATCATGTACAAAACCCGCTGGGGCATCACCCTGCGCTCGGTGGGCGAGAGTCCCGCCACTGCCGACGCGCTGGGTGTCAACGTCTTCCGAGTCCGCTATCTGGCGGTCTTCTTTGGCGGCCTGATGGCGGGTGTGGGGGGCGCCTACCTTTCGGTGGTCTATACTACCGCCTGGATCGAGGGTATGACCGCTGGCGCCGGCTGGATTGTCATTGCCCTGACCATTTTCGCCATGTGGGACCCCCTGCGCGCTCTGTTGGGGGCTTACCTGTTCGGCGGGGTGCGGGTCTTGCAGTACCGCTTGCAGCCCCTGGGCATCTCGCCCAATCTGTTGAATATGCTGCCGTTTATCTTCACCATTCTGGTCCTACTGATCAGCGCTGGCGAGGCAATGCGCAAGCGGATTGGGGCCCCAGCGGCGTTGATGCAACCATATATGAGAGAAGAGCGTTAG
- a CDS encoding ABC transporter permease produces the protein MKGWLSLRLEKRLAVPRGLEYLTLALSLLLALAVIAVLFRALGVNPIVAYQRIFRGAFGSLYGLSETVVKAIPLMLVGVGLTIAFRARVYNIGAEGQLLVGAICATGLALARPNWPAWLLLPSMFAVGFIGGALWAMIPALLKARFRVDEVLSSLMMVYIASELVNYLVYGPWKGAKEMGFPYTDKFSPSAQLPRLLPTRIHYPTLILAVVLAVLAYILIQRTKWGFEIRVTGENPEAARYAGMNYLTTVLLVMLLSGGLAGLAGVGEVAGIHYRLRYPQGVSPGYGFTAIIVAWLARLNPLAVILTALLLGGLLVGGDAIQVALGLPVATMYIFNGVILLFVLGGEMLTRYQIRLEWRRKT, from the coding sequence ATGAAAGGCTGGCTATCTCTCAGGCTCGAAAAGCGATTGGCTGTCCCTCGCGGGCTGGAATATCTGACATTGGCCTTATCTCTGTTATTGGCGCTGGCAGTCATTGCTGTGCTCTTTCGCGCCCTGGGTGTGAATCCAATCGTGGCCTATCAACGCATCTTCCGCGGGGCATTTGGCAGCCTGTACGGGCTTTCCGAGACTGTAGTCAAAGCGATCCCACTGATGTTAGTTGGAGTAGGATTGACCATCGCCTTTCGGGCCCGGGTTTATAACATCGGTGCCGAAGGGCAGTTGCTGGTGGGGGCAATATGTGCGACTGGGCTGGCCCTGGCTCGTCCGAACTGGCCAGCCTGGCTCCTCTTGCCCAGTATGTTCGCAGTCGGTTTCATTGGGGGTGCACTGTGGGCCATGATCCCAGCCCTGCTAAAGGCCCGTTTCCGGGTGGATGAAGTGCTCAGCAGCCTGATGATGGTGTACATCGCCAGCGAACTGGTGAACTACCTGGTATATGGCCCCTGGAAGGGAGCCAAGGAAATGGGATTCCCCTACACAGACAAGTTCTCGCCTTCGGCTCAACTCCCGCGCCTGTTGCCCACTCGAATCCACTACCCCACCCTCATCCTGGCCGTGGTATTGGCAGTATTGGCTTACATCCTGATACAGCGAACGAAATGGGGGTTTGAGATCCGCGTCACTGGTGAGAACCCCGAGGCAGCCCGCTACGCTGGTATGAACTACCTCACAACGGTGTTATTAGTGATGTTGCTCAGCGGGGGATTGGCCGGGCTGGCTGGAGTAGGGGAGGTCGCCGGAATCCACTACCGCCTGCGCTATCCGCAGGGTGTTTCACCTGGCTATGGTTTCACGGCCATCATCGTTGCCTGGTTAGCCCGGCTTAACCCACTAGCGGTCATCTTGACTGCGCTCTTGCTCGGTGGCCTGCTCGTGGGGGGAGATGCTATCCAGGTCGCATTGGGGTTGCCGGTGGCCACTATGTATATTTTCAATGGCGTGATTCTGTTGTTTGTGCTCGGGGGTGAGATGCTCACTCGCTATCAGATCCGCTTGGAATGGAGGCGCAAGACATAA
- a CDS encoding ABC transporter ATP-binding protein, translating into MHGIVKRFPGVLANDHISFEARVGEVHALLGENGAGKTTLMNILYGIYRPDEGDIYIKGRRVTIRSPRDAIRLGIGMVHQQYRLVSTHTVAENVILGLPGDFFFPDRAARRKLEEFSKKYGLHVDPEARIWQLSSGEQQRVEIIKALYRGAEILILDEPTSMLTPGEIDELLGVIRRMAAEGHTVIFITHKLDEVFDISDRVTVLRQGKVVATLKTAEADKPSLARLMVGREVLFRLEKRPAPVGQTVLRVKGLHALNDRGLPAVRDVSFTIAAGEILGIAGVAGNGQRELVEALVGLRPSTQGRVFIQEQEVTNQPPRALIERGVCYIPGERLIGLVPSLSVAENLILRNYCQAPFTQGAFLDYGAINEYADHLVAQYSVATPSLKTPVKLLSGGNIQRVILARETSHTPTLLVAAHPTSGLDVGATEYIRQLLLAQRDQGTAVLLVSEDLEEVLQLSDRIAVMFEGQIMGILPADQADLETIGLMMAGAKKMSVPEVV; encoded by the coding sequence ATGCATGGCATTGTCAAGCGTTTTCCCGGTGTGCTCGCAAATGACCATATTTCTTTTGAGGCACGGGTTGGCGAAGTCCACGCTTTACTGGGAGAAAATGGCGCTGGCAAAACCACCTTGATGAATATCCTATACGGCATCTATCGCCCCGATGAAGGGGATATCTATATCAAAGGGCGTCGGGTGACGATCCGCTCGCCGCGGGATGCTATTCGTTTGGGCATCGGGATGGTCCACCAGCAATATCGGCTGGTGTCCACTCACACAGTGGCTGAGAACGTGATCCTCGGGTTACCTGGAGATTTCTTCTTCCCAGACCGGGCAGCCCGGCGCAAATTGGAAGAGTTCTCCAAGAAGTACGGCCTGCACGTGGACCCCGAAGCGCGTATCTGGCAACTCTCATCTGGCGAGCAACAGCGAGTGGAGATCATCAAGGCGCTCTATCGCGGCGCGGAAATCTTGATCCTGGACGAGCCTACTTCCATGCTCACCCCCGGCGAAATCGATGAATTACTCGGTGTCATCCGCCGCATGGCAGCCGAGGGGCACACGGTCATTTTCATCACCCATAAGTTGGATGAGGTCTTCGACATCAGCGACCGTGTAACGGTGCTTCGGCAGGGAAAAGTGGTGGCCACCCTGAAAACCGCCGAGGCAGATAAGCCCAGCCTTGCCCGATTGATGGTTGGGAGAGAAGTCCTCTTCCGCCTGGAGAAAAGGCCGGCCCCAGTGGGTCAGACCGTGCTACGGGTGAAGGGTTTGCACGCCTTAAATGACAGAGGATTGCCGGCTGTCCGGGACGTCTCTTTTACTATCGCAGCGGGCGAGATCTTGGGCATCGCAGGAGTGGCTGGCAACGGCCAACGGGAATTGGTCGAGGCTCTGGTGGGCCTGCGCCCCAGCACGCAGGGTCGTGTCTTCATCCAGGAGCAGGAAGTAACCAATCAGCCGCCACGAGCGTTGATCGAGCGCGGCGTTTGCTATATCCCGGGTGAGCGGCTGATCGGATTGGTCCCCAGCCTGAGTGTAGCCGAAAACCTCATTCTGAGGAATTATTGCCAAGCGCCCTTCACCCAGGGGGCATTTCTTGATTATGGCGCCATCAACGAGTATGCAGACCATCTGGTTGCCCAGTATTCGGTAGCCACTCCCAGCCTGAAGACGCCGGTCAAATTGCTCTCTGGCGGCAACATCCAGCGGGTGATTCTAGCCCGCGAAACTTCTCACACTCCCACGTTGCTGGTCGCGGCACACCCCACGAGTGGTTTGGATGTGGGCGCCACTGAGTACATCCGCCAACTTCTCCTGGCACAACGCGACCAGGGGACCGCAGTGCTATTGGTTTCCGAGGATCTGGAAGAAGTGTTGCAATTGAGCGATCGTATTGCCGTGATGTTCGAGGGGCAGATCATGGGGATTTTGCCGGCCGACCAGGCCGACCTGGAGACAATTGGTCTAATGATGGCCGGCGCAAAGAAAATGTCCGTGCCGGAGGTGGTATGA
- a CDS encoding BMP family ABC transporter substrate-binding protein, whose translation MLLIIVATACAPAATPTAAPAPVKEVTRVVEVTREVPVERKIKAGFIYVGPIGDYGWTHAHEQGRLYVEDKFPWLETVYAEAVPEADVERFLDRFIVEEKCDVVFTTSFGFMDGTVAAAQKYPDKIFFHCSGFKRAPNLGTYMADFYQLYYLNGLMAGALTKSGKIGYVAAHPIPEVVRHINAFTLGVREVNPNATVDVRWLFAWYDPAKAREAAEALIAAGADVLAFTEDSPTVLQVGQEYTQKGQPVYTFSHYSPMEKFGPDSCVSGQLVDWGIIYEDILAKVYLGIYTNKNLENVDYWWLIREGAAKLGGAFEHAINPKFVDALKAVKVTEPLLGELSVYDLVMKRIEQMKDPAMLFDPFTGPIKDQDGVERVKAGQRLSLGELTTIDWFVEGNVGTIPR comes from the coding sequence ATGCTTCTCATCATTGTTGCCACTGCCTGCGCCCCGGCGGCAACACCAACTGCTGCGCCAGCGCCTGTGAAAGAGGTCACTCGGGTAGTAGAGGTCACCCGTGAGGTCCCGGTGGAGAGGAAAATCAAAGCAGGGTTCATCTATGTCGGCCCCATTGGTGACTATGGCTGGACACACGCTCACGAGCAAGGTCGCCTTTACGTGGAAGATAAATTCCCCTGGCTGGAAACGGTCTACGCTGAAGCCGTGCCCGAAGCAGATGTGGAGCGGTTCTTGGATCGCTTCATTGTCGAGGAGAAATGCGACGTGGTCTTCACGACCAGTTTCGGGTTCATGGACGGCACCGTCGCAGCGGCTCAGAAATATCCGGACAAGATCTTCTTCCACTGTTCCGGTTTCAAGCGGGCACCCAACCTGGGCACCTACATGGCTGACTTCTATCAGTTGTACTACCTGAACGGCCTGATGGCTGGCGCTCTGACCAAGAGCGGCAAAATCGGCTATGTGGCGGCCCACCCGATCCCCGAGGTGGTACGACACATCAATGCCTTCACCCTGGGCGTCCGCGAGGTGAACCCGAATGCCACCGTAGATGTGCGCTGGCTGTTCGCCTGGTATGACCCGGCCAAAGCCCGAGAGGCAGCCGAGGCCCTGATCGCCGCTGGCGCTGATGTACTTGCCTTCACCGAGGACTCGCCGACAGTGCTTCAGGTGGGTCAGGAATATACGCAGAAGGGTCAGCCGGTGTACACCTTCAGCCACTACAGCCCCATGGAGAAGTTTGGCCCAGACTCTTGCGTGAGCGGCCAGTTGGTGGACTGGGGCATTATCTACGAAGACATCCTGGCCAAAGTGTACCTCGGTATCTACACCAACAAGAACCTGGAAAACGTAGATTACTGGTGGCTCATACGCGAAGGAGCAGCCAAACTAGGAGGCGCGTTCGAACATGCCATCAATCCCAAATTCGTGGATGCGCTAAAGGCCGTGAAGGTCACAGAACCCCTGCTCGGTGAGTTAAGTGTGTACGACTTGGTGATGAAGCGCATCGAGCAGATGAAAGATCCGGCGATGCTGTTCGATCCATTCACCGGTCCGATCAAGGATCAGGACGGGGTGGAGCGAGTCAAGGCCGGTCAGCGGCTTTCCCTGGGCGAGTTAACTACAATCGATTGGTTTGTGGAGGGTAATGTCGGCACCATTCCACGCTAG
- the def gene encoding peptide deformylase has product MAVKNILVVENPILRKKSKKVRQFDGALQKLADDMLETMRAANGLGLAAPQIGVLQRLIVIEMPPENEEVNEGELAAQPRKPGKIYVVCNPEITHASGEEEMEEGCLSVPGYVGSVARASRVTVRGQNLKGKGVRIEADGLLARAFQHEIDHLDGILFLDRVASPDKLRRVEAARQGPPAPSATTETKERL; this is encoded by the coding sequence ATGGCTGTTAAGAATATATTGGTGGTCGAAAACCCCATCCTACGAAAAAAATCTAAGAAAGTGCGCCAATTTGATGGGGCGCTACAGAAGTTAGCGGACGATATGCTGGAAACGATGCGCGCAGCCAATGGTCTCGGCCTGGCTGCACCTCAAATCGGCGTTTTACAGCGGTTGATCGTCATCGAAATGCCGCCTGAGAACGAAGAGGTGAACGAGGGTGAACTCGCAGCTCAACCCAGAAAGCCCGGTAAGATTTACGTCGTCTGCAATCCCGAGATAACCCACGCCTCTGGAGAAGAGGAAATGGAAGAGGGATGTCTCTCGGTGCCTGGCTACGTAGGCAGCGTAGCACGGGCGAGCCGGGTCACGGTAAGGGGACAAAACCTGAAAGGCAAGGGCGTGCGCATCGAAGCCGATGGTCTCCTTGCCCGCGCCTTCCAGCATGAGATTGACCATCTGGATGGCATCCTGTTTTTGGATCGTGTGGCGAGTCCCGACAAACTGCGCCGTGTGGAAGCCGCAAGGCAAGGCCCCCCTGCTCCCAGTGCGACAACGGAAACAAAGGAACGGCTGTAG
- a CDS encoding phosphoribosyltransferase, whose product MHFRNRREAGQQLAKALSYLRGTKDTVVLGIPRGGVVVAYEVATALDVPLDVYIARKIGAPYNPELAIGAVTSDGTVWIDEMLAQHVGADRDYIDAEVKRQRDEIERRMNVYHPEGEIVPLENQRVVLVDDGIATGATVLVSLRALRKREPKELILAVPVGPVETIAMLENECDRVVCLHAATLFWAVGAFYDDFDQTSDREVVQLLESARKRQKPCGESAPS is encoded by the coding sequence ATGCACTTTCGAAATCGTCGCGAGGCTGGGCAGCAGTTGGCGAAAGCACTATCCTATCTGCGCGGCACGAAGGACACGGTGGTCCTTGGCATCCCACGAGGTGGTGTGGTAGTCGCTTATGAGGTCGCCACTGCACTGGATGTGCCGCTGGATGTGTATATCGCGCGCAAAATCGGTGCGCCTTATAACCCTGAACTAGCCATTGGAGCGGTGACCAGCGATGGTACTGTCTGGATAGACGAGATGCTGGCCCAGCACGTAGGGGCTGACCGAGATTACATCGACGCAGAGGTCAAGCGACAGAGGGATGAAATCGAGCGGCGGATGAACGTCTATCATCCAGAGGGGGAGATAGTGCCGCTGGAAAATCAGCGCGTAGTACTAGTGGATGATGGCATAGCCACCGGGGCGACGGTTTTAGTCAGTCTGCGCGCTCTGAGAAAGCGAGAGCCAAAAGAACTGATCTTGGCCGTCCCTGTAGGCCCGGTAGAGACCATCGCCATGCTAGAGAATGAGTGCGACCGCGTGGTCTGCCTTCACGCGGCAACCCTGTTCTGGGCGGTGGGTGCTTTCTACGACGATTTCGATCAGACATCAGACCGCGAGGTGGTGCAACTGCTGGAATCGGCGCGGAAGAGGCAGAAACCATGCGGCGAGTCAGCGCCCTCCTGA
- a CDS encoding TIGR00725 family protein, translated as MKTFVAVVGSAVCGPELASLAEAVGRGLAKRGAVLVCGGRGGVMEAACRGAKSAGGTTVGILPGESVDEANPYVDIPIPTGMGEARNVLVVRSAQAVIAVGGEYGTLSEIALALKMGRPVIGLETWELSKKGQRDGGILYVNTPTEAVELALALAER; from the coding sequence GTGAAAACGTTCGTCGCTGTAGTCGGCAGCGCAGTTTGCGGACCAGAACTGGCCTCCCTGGCCGAGGCTGTAGGGCGAGGGTTGGCGAAGAGGGGGGCAGTACTCGTTTGCGGTGGGCGCGGCGGCGTGATGGAGGCTGCTTGCCGAGGGGCCAAAAGCGCTGGGGGAACCACTGTGGGCATCCTACCCGGCGAGTCAGTGGATGAAGCCAATCCCTACGTGGACATCCCGATTCCCACCGGAATGGGCGAGGCTCGCAACGTCCTGGTGGTGCGCTCGGCCCAGGCGGTCATCGCCGTTGGCGGGGAGTATGGCACTCTCTCGGAGATCGCGCTGGCTCTCAAAATGGGCCGGCCAGTGATAGGTCTGGAAACCTGGGAGTTATCCAAGAAAGGGCAACGTGACGGGGGCATTCTCTACGTGAACACACCCACTGAGGCTGTAGAACTAGCACTCGCGCTGGCGGAAAGGTGA
- the thpR gene encoding RNA 2',3'-cyclic phosphodiesterase: protein MEQIRTFVAIELSDDLCAALRRMQATLKANKEAQIGRWVAPESIHLTLQFLGNVGLNRLAEIQAAIERGCTGHTPFDIELGGLGCFPNTRQPNVVWVGLAGDLESLQSLQHDVEQQLAALGFRPEDRPFKPHLTLARVRKDVSKAERAALGALVERTPCTESARMTVRQVSLMRSDLRPTGAVYTRLFAAELREIR from the coding sequence ATGGAGCAAATACGCACATTCGTAGCGATTGAACTCAGTGATGATCTCTGCGCTGCTCTCAGACGGATGCAAGCCACACTCAAAGCGAACAAGGAGGCACAGATCGGCCGGTGGGTGGCTCCAGAGAGCATTCATCTCACGCTACAGTTTCTGGGCAATGTGGGCCTCAATCGCCTGGCTGAAATCCAGGCCGCTATCGAGCGTGGTTGCACAGGTCACACTCCTTTTGACATAGAATTGGGTGGCCTAGGTTGTTTTCCTAACACGCGCCAGCCCAACGTGGTCTGGGTAGGGCTCGCCGGCGATCTGGAGTCCCTGCAGTCGTTGCAACACGATGTGGAGCAACAATTGGCCGCGTTGGGCTTCAGGCCCGAAGACCGCCCTTTCAAACCCCACTTGACCCTGGCGCGGGTGCGGAAGGATGTGAGCAAGGCCGAGCGGGCTGCCTTAGGTGCGTTGGTGGAGAGGACACCTTGCACTGAGTCTGCGCGCATGACCGTACGCCAAGTGAGCCTAATGCGCAGTGACCTGCGGCCAACCGGTGCGGTCTACACACGCCTGTTCGCGGCAGAATTGCGGGAGATACGGTGA
- a CDS encoding amidohydrolase, with translation MGTIIDFHTHIFPPELIRERDRYLFRDDWFRLLYSSPRAQMVTAEELVASMEEAGIHAAVTFGFPFVDTGLCRVANDYVLEAVARYPGRLYGFAVVNPCAPESVHEVERCAAGLRGVGELMPDAGGYALDDEEVMAPLAETCRALGLPLLIHTSEPVGHVYAGKGSVRPEAAYAFARRFPEITIIYAHWGGGLPFYELMPEVRNTLRHVYYDTAASLYLYDDRIFRLLAEVVGPKILFATDYPLIGQRRFLRHLKEVGLSETMLINILGENARRLLGE, from the coding sequence ATGGGCACCATCATTGATTTTCACACTCACATCTTTCCGCCCGAACTCATCCGGGAACGTGACCGCTACCTCTTTCGCGATGACTGGTTCAGGTTACTGTACAGCAGTCCGCGAGCCCAGATGGTGACAGCGGAGGAATTAGTGGCCTCTATGGAAGAGGCGGGCATCCATGCGGCCGTGACCTTTGGCTTCCCCTTCGTGGATACGGGCTTGTGCCGGGTCGCCAACGATTACGTGTTGGAGGCCGTGGCCCGCTACCCCGGGCGGCTGTATGGCTTTGCGGTGGTCAACCCCTGTGCGCCAGAGTCTGTCCATGAAGTCGAGCGATGCGCCGCCGGACTGCGTGGGGTAGGTGAGCTGATGCCTGATGCCGGTGGCTACGCCCTCGATGACGAGGAGGTGATGGCTCCCCTTGCAGAGACCTGCCGGGCGCTCGGTTTACCCCTCCTCATACACACCAGCGAGCCGGTAGGCCACGTGTATGCAGGGAAGGGCAGCGTCCGGCCGGAGGCCGCGTATGCCTTCGCCAGGCGGTTCCCCGAAATCACTATCATCTACGCTCACTGGGGTGGGGGTCTGCCCTTTTATGAACTCATGCCCGAGGTGCGCAATACTCTACGCCACGTTTACTACGACACGGCGGCTTCTCTCTATCTCTACGATGATCGTATCTTCCGTCTCTTGGCTGAAGTGGTTGGCCCAAAAATCTTATTTGCGACCGACTACCCATTGATCGGGCAAAGGCGTTTCCTCCGTCATCTAAAGGAGGTCGGTCTGTCCGAAACAATGCTCATCAATATCTTGGGCGAGAATGCACGTCGTTTGTTAGGAGAGTAA
- a CDS encoding polysaccharide deacetylase family protein: MKRRSRNHSNGGAKFLGIIFLIAASSIIWASWGTEIRHSLDLWESPTQESPPPTLHNGTAVVEPMATFTSRPTEPPTPTTTVTPTGTPTPTPEPQPTPDGIFRQARIPILMYHYISVPPPDADAIRRDLSVSPEQFEAQLHYLRNEGYQTITLRDLILHLTTGYPLPTKPIVLTFDDGYRDHYTNAFPLLRKYGYVGTFFVVTQFLDEGYEAYMTWEQVVEMSAAGMDIEAHSHSHREMHNQSLDFVVFEVLRPKEAIEARLHKPVRFFCYPSGKSDEQTVQVLHSANYWGAVTVAQGALHDSDHLFQLKRIRVRGRYTVEDLDEWITFWMNQ; encoded by the coding sequence GTGAAAAGACGATCACGAAACCATTCCAATGGTGGCGCTAAGTTCCTGGGTATCATTTTCCTGATCGCTGCTTCCAGCATCATCTGGGCCTCCTGGGGCACTGAGATCCGGCATTCACTAGACCTGTGGGAATCTCCTACACAAGAATCGCCGCCCCCGACATTGCATAATGGGACTGCGGTGGTAGAACCAATGGCCACTTTCACCTCGAGACCCACGGAGCCGCCAACTCCCACTACGACCGTTACCCCCACTGGCACTCCGACACCTACACCGGAACCTCAACCTACACCTGATGGTATATTCCGACAGGCGCGCATCCCCATCCTGATGTATCATTATATCTCCGTTCCTCCGCCAGACGCCGACGCCATCCGCCGTGACCTCTCCGTCTCACCAGAGCAATTCGAGGCACAGTTGCATTACCTACGAAACGAGGGCTATCAAACGATCACACTCCGTGACCTGATCCTTCATCTGACAACGGGGTATCCTCTGCCCACGAAGCCAATCGTTCTCACTTTTGACGATGGTTATCGAGATCATTACACCAACGCCTTTCCTTTGCTCCGCAAATACGGTTACGTGGGCACGTTCTTTGTCGTTACGCAGTTCTTGGATGAGGGCTATGAGGCCTATATGACCTGGGAGCAGGTGGTAGAAATGAGCGCGGCGGGGATGGACATCGAGGCTCACAGCCACAGCCACCGCGAGATGCACAACCAATCGCTCGATTTTGTGGTCTTCGAAGTGCTTCGGCCCAAAGAGGCTATCGAGGCCCGCTTGCATAAGCCAGTGCGCTTTTTCTGCTACCCCTCGGGTAAGAGCGACGAGCAAACTGTCCAGGTGTTGCACTCGGCGAACTATTGGGGCGCAGTAACAGTGGCCCAAGGGGCTCTGCACGATTCAGACCATCTCTTCCAACTAAAGCGCATTCGGGTGCGCGGGAGGTATACCGTCGAGGACTTGGATGAGTGGATTACTTTTTGGATGAACCAATAG